The Streptomyces sp. NBC_01197 genome window below encodes:
- a CDS encoding hydroxymethylglutaryl-CoA lyase produces the protein MTNGLPMSVRADGLPPRVRIHEVGARDGLQNEKTVVPTEVKAEFIHRLADAGLTTIEATSFVHPKWVPQLADAEQLFPQLADVRGVDLPVLVPNGRGLDRALALGARRIAVFGSATESFAKANLNRTVDESLAMFAPVVAEARAAGLHVRGYLSMCFGDPWEGPVPVAQVVSVAGRLLDLGCDELSLGDTIGVATPGHVQALLTGLNEAGVATDALGVHFHDTYGQALSNTLAALQHGVTTVDASAGGLGGCPYAKSATGNLATEDLVWMLEGLGIETGVDLGRLTATSVWMAGQLGRPSPSRTVRALSHQEQ, from the coding sequence ATGACCAACGGCCTGCCCATGTCCGTACGGGCTGACGGGCTCCCGCCACGGGTCCGTATCCACGAGGTCGGCGCCCGCGACGGGCTGCAGAACGAGAAGACGGTCGTACCGACCGAGGTGAAGGCGGAGTTCATCCACCGCCTGGCCGACGCGGGCCTGACCACCATCGAGGCGACCAGCTTCGTGCACCCCAAGTGGGTGCCCCAACTGGCCGACGCCGAGCAGTTGTTCCCGCAACTCGCGGACGTCCGAGGCGTGGACCTGCCGGTCCTGGTGCCGAACGGACGCGGGCTCGACCGCGCCCTGGCGCTCGGGGCCCGCCGGATCGCGGTCTTCGGCAGCGCGACGGAGTCCTTCGCCAAGGCCAATCTGAACCGCACCGTGGACGAGTCGCTCGCCATGTTCGCGCCGGTCGTCGCGGAGGCCCGCGCGGCGGGGCTGCATGTGCGCGGCTATCTCTCGATGTGCTTCGGCGACCCGTGGGAGGGGCCGGTCCCGGTCGCCCAGGTGGTCTCGGTCGCCGGGCGCCTGCTGGACCTCGGCTGCGACGAGCTGAGCCTCGGCGACACCATCGGGGTGGCGACGCCCGGCCATGTACAGGCCCTGCTCACCGGCCTCAACGAGGCGGGCGTCGCCACGGATGCGCTCGGAGTCCACTTCCACGACACATACGGCCAGGCGCTCTCCAACACCCTGGCCGCCCTCCAGCACGGCGTGACCACCGTCGACGCTTCGGCGGGCGGGCTCGGCGGCTGCCCGTACGCGAAGTCCGCCACCGGCAATCTCGCCACCGAAGACCTCGTCTGGATGCTCGAAGGACTCGGCATCGAGACCGGCGTCGACCTCGGCCGTCTCACCGCCACCAGCGTGTGGATGGCCGGACAACTGGGCCGACCCAGCCCGTCCCGCACCGTACGCGCCCTCTCCCACCAGGAGCAGTAA
- a CDS encoding acetyl/propionyl/methylcrotonyl-CoA carboxylase subunit alpha yields the protein MFDSVLIANRGEIAVRVIRTLRELGIRSVAVFSDADADARHVQEADTAVRLGPAPAAESYLSVERLLKAAAHSGAQAVHPGYGFLAENAEFAQACADAGLVFIGPPASAISLMGDKIRAKATVRAAGVPVVPGSSGSGLSDAELAASAREIGMPVLLKPSAGGGGKGMHLVRDEALLADEITSARREARSSFGDDTLLVERWIDRPRHIEIQVLADAHGNVVHLGERECSLQRRHQKIIEEAPSVLLDEATRAAMGEAAVQAARSCGYTGAGTVEFIVPGGDPSSYYFMEMNTRLQVEHPVTELITGLDLVEWQLRVAAGERLPYEQKDITLTGHAIEARVCAEDPSRGFLPSGGTVLALREPQGHGVRTDSGLSEGVEVGSRYDPMLSKVIAYGPDRATALRKLRAALAGTVTLGVPTNAGFLRRLLAHPAVVAGELDTGLVEREAEGLVPDTVPPEVYTAAAAVRAAGLAPEPDAGGWTDPFSVPSGWRLGGAALPVKQWLQIPGHEAVPAGGAGRVTPDTVTVTVDGTVHTFHRAGDWLGRDGDAWHVQDHDPVQTTLDAAAGRGGAGSLTAPMPGTVTVVKVATGDEVVAGQGLLVVEAMKMEHVITAPHAGTVTELDVAPGTTVAMDQVLAVVTPAGTSDDVSAGTPADLPDDITNGIPADVPAGPRIGIPTDTPIATPAAGFPQEDS from the coding sequence ATGTTCGACAGCGTTCTGATCGCCAACCGGGGCGAGATCGCCGTACGCGTCATCCGTACGCTGCGGGAACTGGGCATCCGCTCGGTCGCCGTGTTCAGCGACGCGGACGCGGACGCCCGGCACGTGCAGGAGGCGGACACCGCGGTCCGGCTCGGTCCCGCGCCCGCCGCCGAGAGCTATCTGTCGGTGGAACGGCTGCTGAAAGCAGCGGCGCACTCCGGCGCGCAGGCCGTCCATCCCGGGTACGGTTTCCTCGCCGAGAACGCCGAGTTCGCGCAGGCGTGCGCCGACGCGGGCCTGGTCTTCATCGGTCCGCCCGCCTCGGCGATCTCCCTGATGGGCGACAAGATCCGCGCCAAGGCGACCGTACGGGCCGCGGGCGTCCCGGTGGTGCCCGGGTCGTCGGGCAGCGGGCTCTCCGACGCCGAACTGGCCGCGTCCGCACGGGAGATCGGGATGCCCGTCCTGCTGAAGCCGTCAGCGGGCGGCGGCGGCAAGGGTATGCACCTGGTCCGCGACGAAGCACTGCTGGCCGACGAGATCACCTCGGCCAGGCGCGAGGCGCGGTCCTCCTTCGGCGACGACACCCTGCTGGTGGAGCGGTGGATCGACCGCCCGCGCCACATCGAGATCCAGGTCCTCGCGGACGCCCATGGGAACGTGGTGCACCTGGGTGAGCGCGAGTGCTCCCTCCAGCGCCGCCACCAGAAGATCATCGAGGAGGCGCCGTCGGTCCTGCTGGACGAGGCGACCAGGGCCGCGATGGGCGAGGCCGCGGTCCAGGCTGCGCGCAGCTGCGGGTACACGGGCGCGGGCACGGTGGAGTTCATCGTCCCGGGCGGCGACCCGTCCTCGTACTACTTCATGGAGATGAACACCCGCCTCCAGGTCGAGCACCCGGTGACCGAGCTGATCACCGGCCTCGACCTGGTGGAGTGGCAGCTGCGGGTCGCCGCTGGTGAGCGGCTGCCGTACGAGCAGAAGGACATCACGCTCACCGGGCACGCCATCGAGGCGCGGGTCTGCGCGGAGGACCCGTCGCGCGGCTTCCTGCCGTCGGGCGGCACGGTGCTGGCGCTGCGCGAACCGCAGGGCCACGGCGTACGGACCGACTCGGGCCTCAGTGAGGGCGTGGAGGTCGGCAGCCGTTACGACCCGATGCTGTCGAAGGTCATCGCGTACGGCCCGGACCGCGCGACGGCGCTGCGCAAGCTGCGGGCGGCGCTGGCCGGCACGGTCACCCTGGGCGTCCCGACCAACGCGGGCTTCCTGCGCCGGCTGCTCGCCCATCCCGCGGTGGTCGCGGGCGAGCTGGACACCGGCCTGGTGGAGCGGGAGGCGGAGGGCCTGGTGCCGGACACGGTGCCGCCCGAGGTGTACACGGCGGCGGCCGCGGTACGGGCGGCCGGGCTGGCCCCGGAACCGGACGCCGGTGGCTGGACCGACCCGTTCTCGGTGCCGAGCGGCTGGCGGCTGGGCGGCGCCGCTCTGCCGGTGAAGCAGTGGCTGCAGATCCCCGGGCACGAGGCGGTGCCGGCCGGGGGCGCGGGCCGGGTCACACCGGACACGGTGACGGTCACGGTCGACGGGACTGTACACACCTTCCACCGCGCCGGGGACTGGCTCGGCCGGGACGGCGACGCCTGGCACGTCCAGGACCACGACCCCGTACAGACCACGCTGGACGCGGCGGCGGGCCGGGGCGGCGCGGGTTCGCTCACCGCGCCGATGCCGGGCACCGTCACCGTGGTCAAGGTCGCCACCGGTGACGAAGTGGTCGCCGGTCAGGGCCTGTTGGTGGTCGAGGCGATGAAGATGGAGCATGTCATCACCGCCCCGCACGCGGGCACCGTCACCGAACTGGACGTCGCCCCGGGCACGACGGTCGCGATGGACCAGGTACTGGCGGTCGTCACCCCGGCCGGTACCTCGGATGACGTTTCGGCAGGCACCCCGGCCGACCTCCCGGATGACATCACGAACGGTATCCCGGCCGACGTACCGGCCGGCCCCCGGATCGGCATCCCGACCGACACCCCGATCGCGACCCCGGCCGCCGGATTCCCGCAGGAGGACTCATGA
- a CDS encoding carboxyl transferase domain-containing protein, giving the protein MQQAPVLASAADPASEAWRANEAAHEALADELRTRLAAARLGGGEKSRARHVARGKLLPRDRVDTLLDPGSPFLELAPLAADGMYGGSAPAAGVIAGIGRVSGREVVVVANDATVKGGTYYPMTVKKHLRAQEVALENRLPCVYLVDSGGAFLPMQDEVFPDREHFGRIFYNQARMSGLGIPQIAAVLGSCTAGGAYVPAMSDEAVIVRNQGTIFLGGPPLVKAATGEVVTAEELGGGEVHSRTSGVTDHLAEDDAHALRIVRTIVSTLPERPPLPWSVEPVEEPKVDPAGLYGAVPVDSRTPYDVREVIARITDGSRFAEFKAEFGTTLITGFARIHGHPVGIVANNGILFSESAQKGAHFIELCDQRGIPLLFLQNISGFMVGRDYEAGGIAKHGAKMVTAVACTRVPKLTVVVGGSYGAGNYSMCGRAYSPRFLWMWPNAKISVMGGEQAASVLATVKRDQLGDDWSAEDEEAFKAPVRAQYEEQGNAYYATARLWDDGVIDPLETRQVVGLALTACANAPLAQKDRATPGYGVFRM; this is encoded by the coding sequence ATGCAGCAGGCACCAGTCCTGGCGAGCGCGGCCGATCCCGCTTCGGAGGCCTGGCGGGCCAACGAGGCGGCGCACGAGGCGCTAGCAGACGAGCTGCGGACCAGGCTGGCAGCCGCGCGCCTCGGCGGCGGCGAGAAGTCCCGGGCCCGCCATGTGGCACGCGGGAAGCTGCTGCCGCGCGACCGCGTCGACACCCTCCTGGACCCGGGCTCACCGTTCCTGGAGCTGGCGCCGCTGGCCGCCGACGGTATGTACGGCGGGTCGGCGCCCGCCGCCGGGGTCATCGCCGGGATCGGCAGGGTCAGCGGGCGTGAGGTGGTGGTGGTCGCCAATGACGCCACGGTCAAGGGCGGCACGTACTACCCGATGACCGTGAAGAAGCATCTGCGCGCCCAGGAGGTGGCCTTGGAGAACCGGCTGCCCTGTGTGTACCTGGTCGACTCGGGCGGTGCCTTCCTGCCGATGCAGGACGAGGTCTTCCCGGACCGCGAGCACTTCGGCCGGATCTTCTACAACCAGGCCCGGATGTCGGGCCTGGGCATCCCGCAGATCGCCGCCGTGCTCGGCTCCTGCACGGCGGGCGGCGCATACGTCCCCGCGATGAGCGACGAAGCGGTGATCGTCCGCAACCAGGGCACGATCTTCCTGGGCGGCCCGCCACTGGTGAAGGCCGCGACCGGCGAGGTCGTCACGGCCGAGGAACTGGGCGGCGGCGAGGTGCACTCGCGGACCTCCGGGGTCACCGACCATCTCGCGGAGGACGACGCGCACGCGCTGCGCATCGTCCGGACCATCGTCTCCACGCTGCCCGAGCGCCCCCCGCTCCCCTGGTCCGTGGAACCGGTGGAGGAGCCGAAGGTGGACCCGGCCGGTCTTTACGGCGCGGTGCCGGTCGACTCCCGTACGCCCTACGACGTACGCGAGGTGATCGCGCGCATCACGGACGGCTCGCGGTTCGCCGAGTTCAAGGCGGAGTTCGGGACGACGCTGATCACCGGCTTCGCCCGGATCCACGGCCACCCGGTCGGCATCGTCGCCAACAACGGCATCCTCTTCTCCGAGTCCGCCCAGAAGGGCGCGCACTTCATCGAGCTGTGCGACCAGCGCGGCATCCCGCTGCTCTTCCTCCAGAACATCTCCGGCTTCATGGTCGGCCGGGACTACGAGGCGGGCGGGATCGCCAAGCACGGCGCCAAGATGGTGACGGCGGTGGCCTGCACCCGGGTGCCGAAGCTGACGGTGGTCGTCGGCGGCTCGTACGGCGCGGGGAACTACTCGATGTGCGGCCGGGCCTACTCGCCGCGCTTCCTGTGGATGTGGCCGAACGCCAAGATCTCCGTGATGGGCGGCGAGCAGGCCGCTTCCGTACTGGCCACGGTCAAGCGCGACCAGCTGGGCGACGACTGGAGCGCCGAGGACGAAGAGGCGTTCAAGGCCCCGGTCCGCGCGCAGTACGAGGAGCAGGGCAACGCCTACTACGCGACGGCCAGGCTCTGGGACGACGGTGTGATCGACCCGCTGGAGACCCGCCAGGTCGTCGGCCTCGCGCTGACCGCCTGCGCCAATGCCCCGCTGGCCCAGAAGGACCGGGCAACGCCCGGCTACGGCGTCTTCCGGATGTGA
- a CDS encoding SACE_7040 family transcriptional regulator, which translates to MSTRTDAPTRREQILKEAARLFAERGFHGVGVDEIGAAVGISGPGLYRHFAGKDAMLAELLVGISERLLDGGRRRAEPAEGGPAAVLASLIDGHIDFALDDRPLITVHDRELDRLRDSDRKAVRRLQRQYVELWVTVVRELHPRTPEQEARAAVHAVFGLLNSTPHLGTGGLPGRTTTAALLRRLAHGAFEALDRAPGGVPGGAPAAS; encoded by the coding sequence ATGAGCACCAGGACGGACGCCCCGACGCGGCGCGAGCAGATCCTCAAGGAGGCGGCCCGCCTCTTCGCCGAGCGTGGTTTCCACGGAGTCGGCGTCGACGAGATAGGCGCAGCGGTGGGCATCAGCGGCCCCGGCCTCTACCGCCACTTCGCGGGCAAGGACGCGATGCTCGCCGAACTGCTCGTCGGGATCAGCGAGCGGCTGCTCGACGGCGGCCGGCGGCGGGCGGAGCCGGCCGAGGGCGGCCCGGCGGCGGTACTCGCCTCGCTGATCGACGGGCACATCGACTTCGCCCTCGACGACCGCCCGCTGATCACCGTCCACGACCGGGAGCTGGACCGGCTGCGCGACAGCGACCGCAAGGCGGTCCGCAGGCTCCAGCGGCAGTACGTCGAGCTGTGGGTCACCGTCGTACGCGAGCTGCACCCCCGCACCCCGGAGCAGGAGGCCCGCGCGGCCGTGCACGCCGTCTTCGGCCTGCTGAACTCCACCCCGCACCTGGGCACCGGCGGCCTGCCCGGCCGGACCACCACCGCCGCACTGCTGCGCCGCCTCGCGCACGGGGCTTTCGAGGCACTGGACCGGGCACCGGGGGGGGTACCGGGCGGGGCGCCGGCGGCGAGCTGA
- a CDS encoding phosphatase translates to MPIPSRAELVDHLVRTRIAGHVATPRDNNLSHYRKLSNGDRHFWLGLELGDRWADEQDVLAVMAERCGVNDDPGHRHGQDTIDPELTVDALDRMAARLRKAADGKERVLFATGHPGGLLDVHRATAEALRAAGCEIVRIPGGLTADEGMVFQFADVAVLERGATLWHTHSPEPMRAILDGLERAGRPLPDLVVADHGWAGCAGQRGLDSIGYADCNDPALFLGEAEGTLQVTVPLDDHVTDPRFYDPMTAYLLDAAGLG, encoded by the coding sequence ATGCCGATACCCAGCCGCGCCGAACTCGTCGACCACCTCGTCCGCACCCGGATCGCCGGGCACGTCGCCACGCCCCGCGACAACAACCTCTCCCACTACCGCAAGCTCTCCAACGGCGACCGGCACTTCTGGCTGGGGCTCGAACTCGGTGACCGCTGGGCGGACGAGCAGGACGTGCTCGCCGTGATGGCCGAGCGCTGCGGCGTCAACGACGACCCCGGGCACCGGCACGGCCAGGACACCATCGACCCGGAACTGACGGTCGACGCCCTGGACCGGATGGCCGCCCGGCTGCGGAAGGCCGCCGACGGCAAGGAGAGGGTGCTCTTCGCCACCGGTCACCCCGGCGGGCTCCTTGACGTACACCGGGCCACCGCGGAAGCGCTGCGTGCGGCGGGCTGCGAGATCGTACGGATCCCGGGCGGGCTCACCGCCGACGAGGGCATGGTCTTCCAGTTCGCCGACGTCGCGGTGCTGGAGCGCGGCGCGACCCTCTGGCACACGCACTCGCCCGAGCCGATGCGGGCGATCCTCGACGGCCTGGAGCGGGCCGGCAGACCGCTGCCCGACCTGGTGGTCGCCGACCACGGCTGGGCGGGCTGCGCGGGCCAGCGGGGCCTCGACTCGATCGGCTACGCGGACTGCAACGACCCGGCGCTCTTCCTGGGCGAGGCCGAGGGCACACTCCAGGTCACGGTCCCGCTGGACGACCACGTCACGGACCCGCGCTTCTACGACCCGATGACGGCGTACCTGCTGGATGCCGCGGGGCTGGGGTGA
- a CDS encoding alpha/beta hydrolase produces MSDPGGRGDAFCGINPEALQGTITSLKADADRLHGSALRFKTRFDRLGIDAQPLTKLVHIATWANDQLPMLRRRHHLAVLIDEGGNPFSHYPNHPEMVMVDEGEVAEGPPRASDLPTGSDPRLNSDWWDSLSPGMKAEVQFLYPGRIGAMDGLPAVVRDRTNRVVFGELYGTAKAKLAKLNAQEPAQYEQGSNPFGEALEASAWQDWKEQRGRLEGQLKGMDAIHSRLGRTGAGGLPRAYLLGIDTHHLGHVIIANGNPDTADHTAVYVPGTTSKLAGAGGDIKRMESLWRTSRMMAPGQSVSTITWIGYDAPQSIVPEAMSTSYADKGAPVLNRFLDGLQTAQGGANASHATVIGHSYGSTLVGDASKQHGHFAADDIVVAGSPGMLVGNADQLDVGAKHTWSEAAATQYDQVPAGGKVAGLGGSSVEVRTWHGIPYDAAVNVDVVPSDRAFGANIMQTDSHGHGGYWDASTHGGNWEASTSLKNQAAVVTGNYDEVKRG; encoded by the coding sequence ATGAGTGATCCGGGTGGCCGCGGGGACGCCTTCTGTGGAATCAATCCTGAGGCGCTGCAAGGCACGATCACTTCTCTGAAGGCGGACGCAGACCGGTTACATGGAAGCGCGTTACGGTTCAAGACTCGATTCGATCGTCTCGGGATCGACGCGCAGCCCCTGACGAAGCTCGTCCACATCGCCACCTGGGCCAACGACCAACTGCCCATGCTGCGCAGGCGTCATCATCTGGCCGTGCTCATCGATGAGGGTGGAAATCCGTTCTCGCACTATCCCAACCACCCTGAAATGGTCATGGTTGATGAGGGCGAGGTCGCCGAAGGGCCGCCCAGAGCCAGCGATCTCCCGACTGGCTCAGACCCCAGGCTGAATTCAGACTGGTGGGATTCCCTCAGCCCGGGGATGAAAGCCGAGGTGCAATTCCTCTACCCAGGTCGTATCGGAGCAATGGATGGTCTGCCGGCTGTAGTCCGCGACAGGACCAACCGCGTTGTCTTCGGCGAGCTTTACGGGACGGCCAAGGCGAAGCTGGCGAAACTGAACGCCCAGGAGCCTGCCCAGTACGAACAGGGAAGCAACCCCTTCGGCGAGGCGCTCGAGGCCTCGGCGTGGCAGGACTGGAAGGAGCAGAGGGGGCGGCTCGAAGGACAGCTCAAGGGCATGGACGCGATCCATTCGCGCCTTGGCCGAACGGGCGCCGGCGGCCTGCCGCGGGCGTACCTGCTGGGGATCGACACACACCATCTTGGTCATGTCATCATTGCCAACGGCAACCCGGACACTGCCGATCACACCGCGGTGTACGTCCCCGGCACGACATCGAAGCTGGCGGGGGCGGGCGGCGATATCAAACGCATGGAAAGTCTCTGGAGGACGTCCAGGATGATGGCGCCTGGACAGAGCGTCTCTACGATCACGTGGATCGGTTATGACGCTCCGCAGAGCATTGTCCCGGAAGCCATGTCGACGTCATACGCCGACAAGGGGGCCCCTGTGCTCAATCGCTTCCTCGACGGCCTTCAGACTGCGCAAGGCGGAGCGAACGCGAGTCATGCCACGGTCATCGGCCACAGCTACGGCAGCACCCTTGTCGGCGATGCCTCCAAGCAACACGGCCACTTCGCTGCCGATGACATCGTGGTGGCCGGAAGCCCGGGCATGCTTGTCGGAAACGCTGATCAGCTCGACGTCGGCGCCAAGCACACCTGGTCGGAAGCTGCCGCAACCCAATACGACCAAGTACCAGCGGGCGGTAAGGTCGCTGGCCTGGGTGGCAGCAGTGTGGAGGTCCGTACATGGCACGGAATTCCTTACGATGCAGCCGTCAACGTGGATGTTGTGCCGTCCGACAGGGCATTCGGGGCAAATATCATGCAAACGGATTCTCATGGCCACGGGGGCTATTGGGATGCAAGTACTCATGGGGGTAATTGGGAAGCTTCTACCAGCCTCAAGAACCAAGCGGCCGTAGTCACTGGCAACTATGATGAGGTGAAGCGTGGCTAA
- a CDS encoding acyl-CoA thioesterase, with amino-acid sequence MNQALESLLDLLDLERIEQDIFRGLSRSAVVPRVFGGQVAAQALVAAGRTVPNDRTAHSLHAYFLRPGDPGAPIVYTVDRIRDGRSFTTRRVVAVQHGQPIFHLSASFQTYEEGLDHQFAMPQAPDPETLPTAAEMLPRYADHFLEPGVVDRLIEARAAVDLRYADAPPFGSVGTPREPRSQVWFRTNGKLADDPLLHVCLATYVSDMTLLDSVLLAHGRGGWAVGDVVGASLDHAMWFHRPFRADEWLLYDQESPSSSGGRGLGQARIYTQDGQLAVTVIQEGVIRVPR; translated from the coding sequence ATGAACCAGGCACTTGAGTCCCTGCTCGATCTGCTCGATCTTGAGCGGATCGAGCAGGACATCTTCCGCGGTCTGAGCCGCTCCGCCGTCGTACCGCGCGTCTTCGGCGGCCAGGTCGCCGCCCAGGCCCTGGTCGCCGCCGGACGCACCGTGCCCAACGACCGGACGGCTCACTCGCTGCACGCGTACTTCCTGCGCCCCGGCGACCCGGGCGCGCCGATCGTGTACACGGTCGACCGCATCCGCGACGGCCGCTCCTTCACCACGCGCCGGGTCGTCGCCGTACAGCACGGACAGCCGATCTTCCATCTCTCGGCGTCGTTCCAGACGTACGAGGAAGGGCTCGACCACCAGTTCGCGATGCCGCAGGCCCCGGACCCGGAGACGCTGCCGACGGCGGCCGAGATGCTGCCGCGGTACGCGGACCACTTCCTGGAGCCGGGGGTCGTTGACCGGCTGATCGAGGCCCGCGCGGCGGTCGACCTGCGGTACGCCGACGCCCCGCCGTTCGGCAGCGTCGGCACCCCGCGCGAGCCGCGCTCGCAGGTCTGGTTCCGCACGAACGGCAAGCTGGCGGACGACCCGCTGCTGCACGTCTGCCTCGCGACGTACGTATCCGACATGACGCTGCTCGACTCGGTACTGCTGGCGCACGGCCGCGGCGGCTGGGCGGTCGGCGACGTGGTCGGCGCCAGCCTGGACCACGCGATGTGGTTCCACCGCCCGTTCCGGGCCGACGAGTGGCTGCTGTACGACCAGGAGTCCCCGTCCTCATCCGGCGGACGCGGCCTCGGACAGGCCCGGATCTACACGCAGGACGGGCAGCTGGCGGTCACGGTGATCCAGGAGGGCGTGATCCGGGTCCCGAGGTGA
- a CDS encoding acyl-CoA dehydrogenase family protein has translation MRRTVYNEDHEAFRDTIRAFIEAEVVPVYDEWLAAGQAPREFYYKLGELGIFGIEVPEEFGGAGEESFKFQAIISEECARAGVSFGGSGVHVALCLPYLKAYATDEQKKRWFPDFVSGASMYAIAMTEPGTGSDLAGMKTTAKLSDDGTYYVLNGAKTFITGGVHADRVIVCARTAAPTPEDRRHGISLFVVDTKSDGYAVGRKLDKLGLKTSDTAELSFTDVKVPVGDLLGEANKGFSYLGQNLPQERLGIAVGAYAQAAAAVRFAQEYVQDRTVFGKTVASFQNTKFELAACKAEVDAAEAVCDRALEAHDLGELSAAEAASAKLFTTEVAHRVIDKCLQLHGGYGYMNEYPIARLYADNRVNRIYGGTSEVMKMIIAKSMGL, from the coding sequence GTGCGCCGTACCGTTTACAACGAGGACCACGAGGCGTTCCGGGACACCATCCGGGCCTTCATCGAGGCCGAGGTCGTGCCCGTGTACGACGAGTGGCTGGCGGCGGGCCAGGCCCCGCGCGAGTTCTACTACAAGCTCGGCGAGCTGGGGATCTTCGGCATCGAGGTGCCCGAGGAGTTCGGCGGCGCGGGCGAGGAGTCCTTCAAGTTCCAGGCGATCATCTCCGAGGAGTGCGCCCGAGCCGGGGTCTCCTTCGGCGGTTCCGGGGTGCACGTCGCGCTCTGCCTGCCGTACCTGAAGGCGTACGCCACCGACGAGCAGAAGAAGCGCTGGTTCCCCGACTTCGTCAGCGGCGCCTCGATGTACGCCATCGCCATGACCGAGCCGGGCACCGGTTCCGACCTGGCCGGCATGAAGACCACCGCCAAGCTCTCGGACGACGGCACCTACTACGTGCTCAACGGCGCCAAGACCTTCATCACCGGCGGTGTGCACGCCGACCGCGTGATCGTCTGCGCGCGCACGGCCGCCCCGACCCCCGAGGACCGCCGGCACGGCATATCCCTGTTCGTCGTCGACACGAAGTCCGACGGGTACGCGGTCGGCCGCAAGCTCGACAAGCTCGGGCTGAAGACCTCCGACACCGCCGAGCTCTCCTTCACCGACGTCAAGGTCCCGGTCGGCGACCTGCTCGGCGAGGCGAACAAGGGCTTCTCCTACCTCGGCCAGAACCTCCCGCAGGAGCGCCTCGGCATCGCGGTGGGCGCGTACGCGCAGGCCGCCGCCGCCGTACGGTTCGCGCAGGAGTACGTCCAGGACCGCACGGTCTTCGGCAAGACCGTCGCGTCCTTCCAGAACACCAAGTTCGAGCTGGCCGCCTGCAAGGCCGAGGTGGACGCGGCCGAGGCGGTCTGCGACCGCGCCCTGGAGGCGCACGACCTGGGCGAGCTGTCGGCGGCCGAGGCCGCGTCCGCGAAGCTCTTCACCACCGAGGTCGCGCACCGCGTGATCGACAAGTGCCTCCAGCTGCACGGCGGTTACGGCTACATGAACGAGTACCCGATAGCCCGCCTGTACGCGGACAACCGGGTCAACCGGATCTACGGCGGCACCAGCGAGGTCATGAAGATGATCATCGCCAAGAGCATGGGCCTGTAA